The following coding sequences lie in one Pseudomonas monsensis genomic window:
- a CDS encoding AMP-binding protein yields the protein MSAAFRLPLDVFYEREARHPRQRFLVQPIGGGQVETLTWADVGHQARCAAHWLRARELPQGSHIALISKNCAHWIIADLAIWMAGHVSVPLYPNLTADSVNQVLTHSDSVLAFIGKLDDWPGMSRGIPQGLPTISLPLHPPGAFDFAWDDLQRSSPIRDDPRPAGEQLATIIYTSGTTGLPKGVMHSFANLGFATTHGTQLFGLNENDRLLSYLPLCHVAERMFVELASIYTGQTVFFAESLDTFITDLQRARPTAMFGVPRIWTKFQMGVYGKIPAKRLDFLLGLPFIGKRVGHKVLAGLGLDALRVALSGAAPVPQSLLDWYQTLGLEVLEVYGMTESCGYSHICLPGQYKQGWIGKPCPEVEVRIDESGEVQVRSQANMLGYFKEPQKTAETLTGDGFLRTGDKGEQDDEGRLRLTGRLKEIFKTSKGKYVAPAPIENRLAVHSRIEQVCVVGDGLSAPLGLCVLSTVNQDEGRASLHSSLEKLLEEVNAVLDKHERLRRLVVVKDSWAVENGFLTPTLKIKRNVIEDTYGARFEEWSERSEAVLWQD from the coding sequence ATGTCTGCTGCCTTCCGATTGCCGCTGGACGTGTTTTACGAACGCGAGGCCCGGCATCCGCGCCAGCGCTTTCTGGTACAGCCCATCGGTGGCGGGCAGGTCGAGACCCTGACCTGGGCCGATGTTGGCCATCAGGCCCGGTGCGCTGCGCACTGGCTGCGCGCCCGGGAGTTGCCGCAAGGCAGCCATATTGCCCTGATCTCGAAAAACTGCGCGCACTGGATCATCGCCGATCTCGCCATCTGGATGGCCGGGCATGTCTCGGTGCCGCTGTATCCCAACCTCACCGCCGACTCCGTGAATCAGGTTCTCACGCATTCGGACAGCGTACTGGCGTTCATCGGCAAGCTCGATGACTGGCCCGGCATGTCCCGAGGCATACCGCAGGGGCTGCCGACCATCAGCCTGCCGCTGCATCCGCCCGGCGCGTTCGATTTCGCTTGGGACGACCTGCAAAGGAGCTCGCCGATCCGTGACGATCCGCGCCCTGCTGGCGAGCAACTGGCGACCATCATCTACACGTCCGGCACCACCGGCCTGCCCAAAGGCGTGATGCACAGCTTCGCCAACCTTGGGTTTGCCACGACTCATGGCACGCAACTGTTCGGGCTCAACGAGAACGACCGGTTGCTGTCGTACCTGCCGCTGTGCCATGTCGCTGAGCGGATGTTCGTCGAACTGGCGTCGATCTACACCGGGCAGACGGTGTTCTTTGCCGAGAGCCTCGACACCTTCATCACCGACCTGCAGCGGGCGCGGCCCACGGCGATGTTCGGTGTACCGCGGATCTGGACCAAATTCCAGATGGGTGTGTACGGCAAGATCCCGGCCAAACGTCTGGATTTCCTCCTCGGACTGCCGTTCATTGGCAAGCGGGTTGGGCACAAAGTGCTCGCGGGGCTGGGGCTGGATGCCTTGCGTGTGGCGTTGTCCGGCGCAGCGCCGGTGCCGCAGTCCCTGCTCGACTGGTATCAGACGCTTGGCCTCGAGGTGCTGGAGGTCTACGGCATGACCGAGAGTTGCGGCTACTCGCACATCTGCCTGCCAGGCCAGTACAAACAGGGCTGGATCGGCAAGCCGTGCCCGGAGGTCGAGGTGCGCATTGATGAGTCCGGCGAAGTGCAGGTGCGCAGTCAGGCGAACATGCTCGGCTATTTCAAGGAACCGCAGAAAACCGCTGAAACCCTGACCGGGGACGGCTTTCTGCGCACCGGCGACAAGGGCGAGCAGGATGACGAGGGGCGCTTGCGCCTGACCGGGCGGCTCAAGGAAATCTTCAAGACCAGCAAAGGGAAATACGTGGCTCCGGCACCGATCGAAAACCGCCTGGCGGTGCATTCACGGATCGAGCAGGTGTGTGTGGTCGGTGACGGCCTGAGTGCGCCGCTGGGCCTGTGTGTGTTATCGACGGTCAATCAGGACGAGGGGCGGGCGAGCCTGCATTCGAGCCTTGAGAAGCTGCTGGAAGAGGTCAACGCGGTGCTCGACAAACATGAGCGCCTGCGCCGGCTGGTGGTGGTCAAGGACAGTTGGGCGGTGGAAAACGGTTTCCTCACGCCGACATTGAAAATTAAACGCAATGTCATCGAAGACACTTACGGCGCGCGCTTCGAAGAATGGAGCGAGCGCAGCGAGGCGGTGCTGTGGCAGGATTGA
- the sixA gene encoding phosphohistidine phosphatase SixA, whose product MKLWVLRHGEAEPYGSRPDSERELTEHGRQEALKSAARLIGQPLTAIYASPYLRAQQTAQIVREALGFEPEIRTVEWLTPESDPDKVAEQLVSVSNVLLVSHNPLVGHLLSYLQHGAGYPPEKVSTAGLAELESPELLIGSMTLNSLKHP is encoded by the coding sequence ATGAAACTCTGGGTATTGCGTCATGGTGAGGCCGAGCCTTATGGCTCGCGCCCCGACTCCGAGCGGGAGCTGACTGAACACGGTCGTCAGGAAGCCTTGAAGAGTGCAGCCCGGTTGATCGGTCAGCCGCTGACGGCGATCTACGCCAGCCCCTATCTGCGTGCACAGCAGACAGCGCAGATTGTTCGCGAGGCGCTGGGTTTCGAGCCGGAAATTCGCACTGTCGAATGGCTGACGCCGGAGTCCGACCCGGACAAAGTCGCCGAGCAACTGGTGTCGGTCAGCAATGTACTGCTGGTCAGTCACAACCCGTTGGTGGGCCATCTGCTCAGCTATCTGCAACATGGCGCCGGGTATCCGCCGGAGAAAGTCAGCACCGCGGGGCTGGCCGAGCTGGAAAGCCCTGAACTGCTGATTGGCTCGATGACGCTTAACAGCCTCAAGCACCCATAA
- a CDS encoding DUF4389 domain-containing protein — translation MNDPKTEAKYESILLRVLWMIVYVLVWQVAQFILGAVVLVQLIYRLIYGAPSAGLMNFGDSLSQFLAQIGRFGSFHSDQKPWPFADWPTPRTPEGEAPHAVPPAPHPARDEEPKL, via the coding sequence ATGAACGATCCGAAAACCGAAGCCAAGTACGAATCCATCCTCCTGCGGGTGCTGTGGATGATCGTCTACGTACTGGTCTGGCAAGTGGCGCAGTTCATCCTCGGCGCGGTGGTGCTGGTGCAACTGATCTATCGTTTGATTTATGGCGCTCCAAGCGCCGGCCTGATGAATTTCGGCGACAGCCTGAGCCAGTTTCTCGCGCAGATCGGGCGTTTCGGCAGTTTTCACAGTGACCAGAAACCGTGGCCATTCGCCGACTGGCCAACGCCGCGCACCCCGGAAGGTGAAGCGCCGCACGCCGTGCCACCGGCGCCGCATCCGGCTCGAGATGAGGAACCCAAGCTATGA
- a CDS encoding NAD(P)H-dependent glycerol-3-phosphate dehydrogenase yields MTEQRPIAVLGGGSFGTAVANLLAENGHQVRQWMRDPEQAEAIRVNRENPRYLKGIKILPGVTAVTDLQATLDACELCFVALPSSALRTVLAPHAERLSGKMLVSLTKGIEAQTFKLMSQILEEIAPQARIGVLSGPNLAREIAEHALTATVVASEDEDLCKQVQAALHGRTFRVYASADRFGVELGGALKNVYAIIAGMAVALEMGENTKSMLITRALAEMTRFAVNQGANPMTFLGLAGVGDLIVTCSSPKSRNYQVGFALGQGLSLDEAVSRLGEVAEGVNTLKVLKAKSQEVGVYMPLVAGLHAILFEGRTLEQVIGLLMRAEPKTDVDFISTSGFN; encoded by the coding sequence ATGACTGAACAGCGCCCGATTGCGGTCCTGGGAGGCGGAAGTTTTGGTACCGCCGTGGCCAATCTATTGGCCGAGAACGGCCATCAAGTCCGGCAGTGGATGCGTGACCCCGAGCAGGCCGAGGCCATTCGGGTCAATCGCGAGAACCCGCGTTACCTCAAGGGCATCAAGATTCTGCCGGGAGTGACCGCCGTCACCGACTTGCAGGCAACCCTCGACGCCTGCGAACTGTGCTTCGTCGCGCTGCCTTCCAGCGCACTGCGCACGGTGCTGGCCCCCCACGCCGAGCGCCTGAGCGGCAAGATGCTGGTCAGCCTGACCAAGGGCATCGAAGCCCAGACCTTCAAGCTGATGAGCCAGATCCTCGAAGAAATCGCCCCGCAGGCGCGCATCGGCGTGCTGTCCGGGCCGAACCTGGCGCGGGAAATCGCCGAGCACGCGCTGACTGCCACGGTGGTCGCCAGTGAAGACGAAGACTTGTGCAAGCAGGTACAAGCCGCGCTGCACGGTCGCACCTTCCGCGTTTACGCCAGTGCCGACCGCTTTGGTGTCGAACTGGGCGGGGCGTTGAAAAACGTCTACGCAATCATTGCCGGCATGGCGGTGGCGCTGGAGATGGGCGAGAACACCAAGAGCATGCTGATCACCCGCGCACTCGCCGAGATGACCCGGTTTGCAGTGAATCAGGGCGCCAATCCGATGACCTTCCTCGGTCTGGCCGGGGTCGGTGACTTGATCGTCACCTGCTCCTCACCCAAGAGCCGCAACTATCAGGTCGGGTTCGCCCTCGGCCAGGGCTTGAGCCTCGACGAAGCGGTGTCGCGTCTGGGCGAGGTGGCCGAAGGGGTCAATACCCTGAAAGTGCTCAAGGCCAAATCCCAGGAGGTCGGTGTGTACATGCCGCTGGTCGCCGGGCTGCACGCGATCCTGTTCGAAGGACGCACGCTGGAACAGGTGATCGGTCTACTGATGCGTGCCGAGCCGAAAACCGACGTCGACTTTATTTCCACCAGCGGTTTCAACTGA
- a CDS encoding TonB-dependent receptor plug domain-containing protein: MSFGPSSARSSVLLALLFSPVLLADDLFLDNDALPQVLTATRLKQTPAEVPGSMTVLDSELINASGARDISELLRLVPGMMVGNISGNQAAVNYHGTNATEARRMQVLIDGRSVYRAGLATVDWSDIPVAMEDIERIEVFRGPNTVSYGANALMAVVNIITRHPADSHGTRLKYTRGQRGINDFYASQGTGWNGGDLRLSLSGQEDDGFDSDRNGADYRDSRRLNRFSLAVSHTLSDNQSLDWQVNAKDGTNQRPYTYRPVFSGITAAGDNSDVVAKDYAGSVRWNLDLNPEHSVYIQGSAQHWDRQQVWRACDAEVSFSPELTQLWQLNPNYTERLARNITRFTGPGAAPGTPQEMALANQVLDQWRNGASRTLCGDIDQSARESRYDLEVQDTLSLSDSLRLVSGMNYRYDRADSETYFNGTLDDTTWRAFGQLEWRATDHWLLQGGAMFEDTQLIGSSLTPRVAINYLINPRHGLRAVYSEAIRSPDMFENNVNWSYLVKNLQPSAYGQSSARYFVKTRGPGDLEQEHMRSRELGYNGYFAELGLAVDVKLFYDEITGMISEPLRNNQYIASNANSSRFRGTETQLDWRLSLADRLRVTYAYVDAEASNPLDQQFTASNSGSAGWLRDWGHGWNSALFYYGDNALNGYRFERVDTRIAKRIALGKAHLQLAGVLQQRLDNQPTTFVDNHYDERRVMYFSAELEF; the protein is encoded by the coding sequence GTGTCTTTTGGCCCTTCGTCTGCGCGTTCGTCGGTGTTACTGGCGCTGTTGTTCAGCCCGGTATTGCTGGCGGACGACCTGTTTCTGGACAACGACGCACTGCCCCAGGTACTGACGGCCACGCGTCTGAAACAGACACCGGCGGAAGTACCGGGCAGCATGACCGTGCTCGACAGCGAACTGATCAACGCCAGCGGCGCCCGCGACATCAGCGAACTGCTGCGTCTGGTGCCGGGGATGATGGTCGGCAACATCAGCGGCAATCAGGCGGCGGTCAATTATCACGGGACCAACGCCACCGAGGCGCGGCGCATGCAGGTGCTGATCGACGGTCGCTCGGTGTACCGCGCCGGTCTCGCCACGGTGGACTGGAGCGATATTCCGGTGGCCATGGAAGACATCGAGCGCATCGAAGTGTTTCGCGGCCCGAACACCGTCAGCTACGGCGCCAATGCGCTGATGGCGGTGGTCAACATCATCACCCGCCACCCCGCCGACAGCCACGGCACGCGGTTGAAGTACACCCGTGGTCAGCGCGGCATCAACGACTTTTATGCCAGTCAGGGCACCGGCTGGAATGGCGGCGATTTGCGTCTGTCGTTGTCCGGGCAGGAAGACGACGGTTTCGACAGCGATCGCAACGGTGCCGATTACCGCGACAGCCGCCGCTTGAACCGCTTCAGCCTCGCGGTCAGCCACACCCTCAGCGACAACCAGAGCCTCGACTGGCAGGTCAACGCCAAGGACGGCACCAACCAGCGGCCCTACACCTACCGCCCGGTGTTCTCGGGGATTACCGCCGCCGGGGACAATTCCGACGTGGTGGCCAAGGATTACGCCGGCTCGGTGCGCTGGAATCTCGACCTCAACCCCGAGCACAGCGTCTATATCCAAGGCTCGGCACAGCATTGGGATCGTCAGCAGGTGTGGCGCGCCTGCGATGCCGAGGTGTCGTTCAGCCCTGAATTGACGCAGTTGTGGCAGCTCAACCCGAACTACACCGAACGTCTGGCGCGCAACATCACCCGTTTCACCGGTCCCGGTGCCGCGCCCGGCACGCCGCAGGAAATGGCCTTGGCCAATCAGGTGCTCGATCAGTGGCGCAACGGTGCCAGTCGCACCCTGTGCGGCGATATCGACCAGAGCGCCCGGGAATCGCGTTACGACCTCGAAGTGCAGGACACCCTCAGCCTGTCCGACAGTCTGCGACTGGTCAGCGGCATGAACTATCGTTACGACCGTGCCGATTCCGAGACCTATTTCAATGGCACACTCGACGACACCACGTGGCGGGCGTTCGGCCAACTGGAGTGGCGCGCGACTGACCACTGGCTGTTGCAGGGCGGCGCGATGTTCGAAGACACGCAACTGATCGGCAGTTCGCTGACGCCACGCGTTGCGATCAATTACCTGATCAACCCGCGCCACGGCCTGCGCGCGGTGTACTCGGAGGCGATCCGCTCGCCGGACATGTTCGAGAACAATGTGAACTGGAGTTACCTGGTCAAGAATCTGCAGCCGTCGGCCTACGGTCAGTCGTCGGCACGCTATTTCGTCAAGACCCGCGGCCCGGGCGACCTCGAACAGGAACACATGCGCTCGCGGGAGCTGGGCTATAACGGCTACTTCGCCGAATTGGGGCTGGCCGTCGATGTGAAGCTGTTCTACGACGAGATCACCGGCATGATCAGCGAACCGCTGCGCAACAACCAATACATTGCCAGCAACGCCAACAGCTCGCGTTTTCGCGGCACGGAAACCCAGCTCGACTGGCGCCTGAGCCTGGCCGACCGTTTGCGCGTCACCTACGCCTATGTCGACGCCGAGGCGAGCAATCCGCTCGATCAGCAATTCACCGCGAGCAACAGCGGTTCCGCCGGCTGGTTACGCGATTGGGGTCACGGCTGGAACAGCGCCCTCTTCTATTACGGCGACAACGCACTCAACGGCTACCGCTTCGAGCGGGTCGACACACGCATCGCCAAACGCATCGCTCTGGGCAAGGCGCACCTGCAACTGGCCGGGGTGCTGCAACAGCGCCTCGATAACCAGCCGACCACCTTCGTCGACAACCATTACGACGAACGCCGGGTGATGTACTTCAGCGCCGAGCTGGAGTTCTAG
- a CDS encoding ABC transporter substrate-binding protein, whose product MRGSLFHKTPTLGHWLAGLCLFLTAWLHGMAVQAADILLTGAEESAGVQAFVQALSELRPTDNVHFQPLASLPAPGKLPSSLRLILLDLPSLDWRLQDAQGPATLVLRISRLQARQRLGTAQPPHLSLLWSDPPLSRQLQLIRRILPQARRIGVLFDQHSEFLLHELSLAAQPLNLEIVSQRWDNIHDSRPLQSVLKNSDVLLGLDDPDLYNPKTAKNLLLSSYARQVALVGPNVAFVRAGSLASSYSDQNDWLTILDQLLDQPPASWPRTLYPERFKVSSNAQVARSLGIEPLNDASVARALAEGERRP is encoded by the coding sequence ATGCGCGGCAGCCTGTTTCACAAGACGCCAACCCTTGGCCACTGGCTGGCGGGTTTGTGCCTGTTTTTGACCGCGTGGCTGCATGGCATGGCGGTGCAGGCCGCCGACATTCTGCTGACCGGCGCCGAAGAAAGCGCCGGCGTGCAGGCGTTCGTTCAGGCGCTCAGCGAGTTGCGGCCCACCGATAACGTGCACTTCCAGCCGCTGGCGAGTCTGCCGGCACCGGGTAAATTACCGTCCAGCCTGCGTCTGATTCTGCTCGACCTGCCCAGCCTCGACTGGCGCCTGCAGGATGCCCAGGGCCCGGCGACGCTGGTGCTGCGCATCAGCCGCCTGCAGGCGCGGCAACGTCTCGGCACTGCGCAACCGCCGCACTTGAGCCTGCTGTGGAGCGATCCGCCACTGAGCCGGCAGTTGCAACTGATCCGGCGGATTCTGCCGCAGGCACGGCGCATCGGCGTGCTGTTCGATCAGCACAGCGAATTTCTGCTCCACGAGCTGAGCCTGGCCGCACAACCGCTGAATCTGGAAATTGTCAGTCAGCGCTGGGACAACATTCACGACAGTCGTCCGCTGCAATCGGTGCTGAAAAACAGTGACGTGTTGCTGGGGCTCGACGATCCCGACCTGTACAACCCGAAAACCGCGAAAAACCTGCTGCTCAGCAGCTACGCGCGGCAAGTGGCGCTGGTCGGTCCCAACGTCGCCTTCGTCCGCGCCGGCAGCCTCGCCAGCAGTTACAGCGACCAGAACGACTGGCTGACGATCCTCGATCAATTGCTCGACCAGCCACCGGCCAGTTGGCCGCGAACGCTCTATCCCGAACGTTTTAAAGTCTCAAGTAACGCGCAGGTCGCTCGTTCCCTAGGGATCGAACCCTTGAATGATGCGTCTGTTGCCAGAGCGCTGGCCGAAGGAGAACGCCGTCCATGA
- a CDS encoding ATP-binding protein, which yields MIFRRRWDINTRTQLISLGPALLLTLLLISFFTFVRIQDLRQELNHTGQLIANQLAPATEYGVISGNNEVLESLLKATLATPNVRFLEVQDSANRILVYVEQPAAAHSHAHQVEVFQAPVRLQRIALHTDFFQDGKVNNGGASEDYLGRVIVGLSSDAFSQRQQEILLKAGILALFALLFTFVLARRLASSLSQPIRDIGNAVKAIQDGDYKTPLPIVDDTELGALSQHINNLAQALEQASREQHQAMAQLIQTREEAEKANTAKSDFLAMMSHELRTPMNGVLGMLQLLETTDMTEEQIEYAALASESTEHLLKVINDILDFSRIERSELELEHIPFNLAELIGACAQSFQHSAVQRGLALNLRIPEDMRALQVQGDPTRIRQILVNLVGNALKFTERGRVSIEAQWQSLDHELLWFTCSVRDSGIGISAESLELMFNAFQQADSSISRRYGGTGLGLPIARTLAERMGGTLRAQSEEGRGSVFTLEIPLALYKQALPQLAAPRALNGNDHGEGRNVLLVEDNPVNQTVIEAMLRSLGFTVSVATDGVQAVRSAEGSEFEVILMDCRLPIIDGYEATRQIRLLPGRREVPIIALTANALQGDRETCLSAGMNDYLAKPFKRNDLQQILQRWVQ from the coding sequence ATGATTTTCCGTCGCCGTTGGGACATCAACACCCGCACCCAGCTGATCAGCCTGGGCCCGGCGCTGTTGCTGACTCTACTGTTGATCAGTTTCTTCACCTTCGTGCGTATTCAGGATTTGCGCCAGGAGCTCAATCACACCGGCCAGCTGATCGCCAACCAACTGGCGCCCGCCACCGAATACGGCGTGATCTCCGGCAATAACGAAGTGCTGGAGAGTCTGCTCAAAGCCACCCTGGCCACGCCTAACGTGCGGTTTCTCGAAGTACAGGACAGCGCCAACCGGATTCTGGTGTACGTCGAACAACCGGCCGCCGCCCACAGTCACGCACATCAGGTGGAAGTGTTTCAGGCACCGGTACGCCTGCAACGAATCGCCCTGCACACTGATTTTTTTCAGGATGGCAAAGTCAACAATGGCGGCGCCAGCGAGGACTATCTGGGACGGGTAATCGTCGGGCTGTCCAGCGATGCCTTCAGTCAGCGCCAGCAGGAAATCCTCCTCAAGGCCGGGATCCTCGCGCTGTTTGCCCTGCTCTTCACCTTCGTATTGGCGCGGCGCCTGGCCAGCAGCCTGTCGCAGCCGATCCGTGATATCGGCAATGCGGTCAAGGCGATTCAGGACGGCGACTATAAAACCCCGCTGCCGATCGTCGATGACACCGAACTGGGCGCCCTGTCGCAGCACATCAACAACCTCGCCCAAGCGCTGGAACAGGCCAGCCGCGAACAGCACCAGGCGATGGCGCAACTGATCCAGACCCGCGAGGAAGCGGAAAAGGCCAACACCGCCAAATCCGATTTTCTGGCGATGATGAGCCACGAACTGCGCACGCCCATGAACGGCGTGCTGGGCATGTTGCAGTTGCTGGAAACCACCGACATGACCGAGGAGCAGATCGAGTATGCCGCCCTTGCGTCGGAGTCCACCGAGCACTTGCTGAAGGTCATCAACGACATCCTCGACTTCTCCCGGATCGAGCGTTCGGAACTGGAGCTGGAGCACATTCCTTTCAATCTTGCCGAACTGATCGGCGCCTGCGCCCAGTCGTTCCAGCACAGTGCGGTGCAGCGTGGTCTGGCATTGAACCTGCGCATCCCCGAGGACATGCGCGCGTTGCAGGTGCAGGGCGATCCGACGCGGATCCGGCAGATTCTGGTCAACCTGGTCGGCAATGCCTTGAAATTCACCGAGCGCGGGCGGGTCAGCATCGAAGCGCAATGGCAGTCGCTGGATCACGAACTGCTCTGGTTCACCTGCTCGGTGCGCGACAGTGGCATCGGCATTTCGGCCGAAAGTCTGGAGCTGATGTTCAACGCCTTCCAGCAGGCCGACAGTTCGATTTCCCGGCGTTACGGTGGCACCGGCCTCGGTCTGCCGATTGCCCGTACCCTGGCCGAACGCATGGGCGGCACCTTGCGCGCGCAGAGTGAGGAAGGTCGTGGTTCGGTGTTCACCCTGGAAATTCCCCTGGCCCTTTATAAGCAGGCGTTGCCGCAACTGGCCGCACCGCGCGCACTGAATGGCAACGACCACGGTGAAGGGCGCAACGTGTTGCTGGTGGAGGACAACCCGGTCAATCAGACGGTGATTGAAGCGATGCTGCGCAGCCTGGGCTTTACTGTCAGTGTGGCAACCGATGGCGTGCAGGCGGTGCGAAGTGCCGAGGGCAGCGAATTCGAAGTAATTTTGATGGATTGTCGCTTACCGATCATCGACGGTTACGAGGCGACCCGGCAGATCCGTTTGCTGCCTGGACGCCGCGAGGTGCCGATCATCGCGTTGACCGCCAACGCCCTGCAGGGCGACCGCGAAACTTGCCTGTCGGCAGGCATGAACGATTATTTGGCCAAACCGTTCAAACGCAATGACCTACAACAGATTCTGCAGCGCTGGGTGCAGTAG
- the fabA gene encoding 3-hydroxyacyl-[acyl-carrier-protein] dehydratase FabA codes for MTKQNAFTREDLLRCSRGELFGPGNAQLPAPNMLMVDRITLISEEGGKYGKGELVAELDINPDLWFFACHFEGDPVMPGCLGLDAMWQLVGFFLGWQGLPGRGRALGSGEVKFFGQVLPTAKKVTYNIHIKRVLKGKLNLAIADGSVTVDGREIYTAEGLRVGVFTSTDNF; via the coding sequence ATGACCAAACAAAACGCCTTTACTCGGGAAGATCTGCTGCGCTGCAGTCGCGGTGAGCTGTTCGGCCCAGGTAACGCGCAACTGCCCGCCCCGAACATGCTGATGGTGGATCGCATCACCCTGATCAGCGAAGAAGGCGGCAAGTACGGCAAAGGTGAATTGGTCGCCGAGCTGGATATCAACCCTGACCTGTGGTTCTTCGCGTGCCACTTCGAAGGCGATCCGGTGATGCCGGGCTGCCTCGGTCTGGACGCCATGTGGCAACTGGTCGGCTTCTTCCTGGGCTGGCAAGGCCTGCCGGGCCGTGGCCGTGCGCTGGGTTCGGGCGAAGTGAAATTCTTCGGTCAGGTGCTGCCGACCGCCAAGAAAGTCACCTACAACATTCATATCAAACGCGTCCTCAAGGGCAAGCTGAACCTGGCCATCGCCGATGGTTCGGTGACTGTCGACGGTCGCGAAATCTACACCGCCGAAGGCCTTCGCGTCGGCGTTTTCACCTCCACTGACAACTTCTAA
- the fabB gene encoding beta-ketoacyl-ACP synthase I: MRRVVITGLGIVSCLGNDKETVSANLRASRPGIRFNPEYAEMGLRSQVSGSIDLNLEELIDRKIYRFVGHAAAYAYLAMKDAITDSGLTEEQVSNPRTGLIAGSGGASTLNQMEALDILREKGVKRVGPYRVTRTMSSTVSACLATPFKIKGLNYSIASACATSAHCIGTAMEQIQMGKQDIVFAGGGEEEHWSQSFLFDAMGALSSKRNDTPEQASRAYDADRDGFVIAGGGGMVVVEELEHALARGAKIYAEIVGYGATSDGYDMVAPSGEGAIRCMQMAMSTVDTPIDYLNTHGTSTPVGDVAEMKGVREVFGDKAPAISSTKSLSGHSLGAAGVHEAIYCMLMMEGNFIAGSANIDELDPEVADLPVLTKTRENATINTVMSNSFGFGGTNATLVLKRWEGK; this comes from the coding sequence ATGCGCCGCGTCGTTATCACTGGTCTGGGCATTGTTTCGTGCCTGGGCAATGACAAAGAGACCGTCTCCGCTAACCTGCGTGCAAGCCGCCCTGGCATCCGGTTCAACCCGGAATATGCTGAAATGGGTCTGCGTAGCCAGGTTTCCGGCTCCATCGACCTCAACCTTGAAGAGCTGATTGATCGCAAGATCTATCGCTTCGTCGGCCACGCCGCGGCTTACGCCTACCTGGCCATGAAAGACGCCATCACTGACTCCGGCCTGACCGAAGAACAAGTGTCCAACCCGCGTACCGGCCTGATCGCCGGTTCGGGTGGTGCGTCGACCCTGAACCAGATGGAAGCGCTGGACATCCTGCGCGAGAAAGGCGTGAAACGCGTTGGCCCGTACCGCGTCACGCGGACCATGAGCAGCACCGTTTCCGCGTGCCTGGCCACTCCGTTCAAGATCAAGGGCCTGAACTACTCCATCGCTTCTGCCTGCGCCACCAGTGCTCACTGCATCGGTACGGCCATGGAACAGATCCAGATGGGCAAGCAGGACATCGTCTTCGCCGGTGGCGGTGAAGAAGAGCACTGGAGCCAGTCGTTCCTGTTCGACGCGATGGGCGCCCTGTCCAGCAAGCGTAACGACACCCCGGAACAAGCCTCCCGCGCCTACGACGCCGACCGTGACGGTTTCGTCATCGCTGGCGGTGGCGGCATGGTCGTGGTTGAAGAGCTGGAACACGCTCTGGCCCGTGGCGCCAAGATCTACGCCGAAATCGTTGGCTACGGCGCAACGTCCGACGGCTACGACATGGTTGCCCCGAGTGGCGAAGGCGCGATCCGTTGCATGCAGATGGCAATGTCCACTGTAGATACGCCAATCGACTACCTGAACACCCACGGCACTTCGACTCCGGTCGGCGACGTCGCGGAAATGAAAGGTGTGCGTGAAGTGTTCGGCGACAAGGCACCCGCGATCAGCTCGACCAAGAGCCTGTCCGGTCACTCCCTGGGCGCCGCCGGCGTTCACGAAGCGATCTACTGCATGCTGATGATGGAAGGCAACTTCATTGCCGGTTCCGCCAACATCGACGAGCTGGACCCTGAAGTGGCCGATCTGCCGGTGCTGACCAAGACCCGCGAAAACGCCACCATCAACACCGTGATGAGCAACAGCTTCGGCTTCGGCGGCACCAACGCCACGCTGGTCCTGAAGCGCTGGGAAGGCAAGTAA
- a CDS encoding DUF2058 domain-containing protein: MSISLRDQLLKAGLVNQKQAKQVSKDKQKQQRLAHKGQIELDDSQQRAAQEAMAEKVKRDQELNRQQQEKVEAKARAAQVKQLIEVSRLPKLNTEDYYNFVDDKKVKRISVNTLMRNKLSNGSLAIVHHGGGYEVIPREAALKIQERDPQRIVQLNVQTEEVSTEDDPYAAYQIPDDLMW; the protein is encoded by the coding sequence ATGAGTATTTCCCTTCGCGATCAGTTGCTCAAAGCAGGGCTGGTCAACCAAAAGCAGGCCAAACAGGTCAGCAAGGACAAGCAGAAGCAGCAGCGTCTGGCGCACAAAGGCCAGATCGAACTGGATGATTCGCAGCAGCGCGCCGCCCAGGAAGCCATGGCCGAGAAGGTCAAGCGCGACCAGGAGCTGAACCGTCAGCAGCAAGAGAAAGTCGAGGCCAAGGCCCGTGCTGCGCAGGTCAAGCAACTGATCGAAGTCTCGCGTCTGCCGAAGCTGAACACCGAGGACTACTACAACTTCGTCGACGACAAGAAGGTCAAGCGCATTTCGGTCAACACGCTGATGCGCAACAAGCTCAGCAACGGTTCGCTGGCGATCGTGCACCACGGCGGCGGGTATGAAGTGATCCCGCGTGAGGCGGCCCTGAAGATCCAGGAGCGCGACCCGCAACGCATCGTCCAGCTCAATGTGCAGACTGAAGAGGTCAGCACCGAGGACGATCCGTACGCGGCCTACCAGATCCCTGATGACCTGATGTGGTAA